One window of the Dreissena polymorpha isolate Duluth1 chromosome 5, UMN_Dpol_1.0, whole genome shotgun sequence genome contains the following:
- the LOC127880714 gene encoding EF-hand calcium-binding domain-containing protein 10-like, with protein MASDGTIPLREEETRTYLQDHKILELFNNMTSQLIFHRPADPKKFMIETMERLQKSQATKRDYPCLFDDSNIQSVYGMLDPTNRGYITLQQYNEALETFGIQNFNEKPEGAADDRITFETFMLEARNGLQRVSATFHST; from the exons ATGGCGTCTGACGGTACAATTCCTCTTCGTGAAGAAGAAACGCGGACTTATCTTCAGGATCACAAAATACTAGAACTATTTAATAATATGACATCACAACTAATTTTTCACAGGCCCG CTGATCCCAAGAAGTTTATGATTGAAACCATGGAACGGCTTCAGAAGTCACAGGCTACTAAACGCGACTACCCCTGCCTGTTTGATGACAGCAATATTCAGTCTGTATACGGCATGCTCGATCCAACTAACAGGGGATACATTACACTGCAACAGTACAATGAAG CCTTAGAGACATTTGGTATTCAGAACTTCAATGAGAAGCCAGAAGGAGCAGCCGATGACAGAATAACCTTTGAAACTTTTATGCTGGAAGC GAGAAATGGTCTTCAGAGAGTCTCTGCAACTTTCCACTCCACATGA